One Labeo rohita strain BAU-BD-2019 chromosome 12, IGBB_LRoh.1.0, whole genome shotgun sequence genomic region harbors:
- the tekt3 gene encoding tektin-3 has product MELIGSTQMATYARPKTSHFLPAISTTASSYRSHQPALTLNQNSNMPWRTNSYFRSGSAIPTVSALQRDNLDLVRAKTMFYPSNRTALSTRYMPEDWYKSNQSNYRESESSRNSAERLRRDTIRMIQDKDQLTRKTQDTTSKNIGERLNDISFWRSELNHEIDNMVTEISALTDVKRRLERALAETEGPLQVSQECLFHREKRMSIDLVHDHVEKDLIKEVEVIKSCQERMRRHLDRAIAQLASNRAAQHELERDLSDKVTAQRIDDRCHHLRNTSDGIGYYRGIDRMDPSISLPDSWSKFTDDNILHSQSERAASHKLRDEIEILLNTTSNEMWNQFNSVNVSFTNRISEMADAKNNLQTHLAKTLQEIFQTEMLIEALKKAIRDKENPLKVAQTRLEERTRRPNVELCRDNPHHRLVTEVREIEDTIHKLRERLMEAENTLQTLVKTKVALEHDLSIKANSLFLDQEKCMGMRKSFPSTPRLVGYT; this is encoded by the exons ATGGAGCTAATTGGATCCACTCAGATGGCCACTTATGCTCGGCCCAAAACCAGCCACTTCTTGCCAGCCATATCCACCACGGCATCCAGTTATCGGAGCCACCAGCCAGCCTTGACCCTCAACCAAAATTCAAACATGCCCTGGAGGACTAATTCGTACTTTAGAAGTGGCAGCGCTATCCCGACTGTATCAGCCCTTCAAAGAGACAATCTCGACTTAGTCCGGGCCAAGACCATGTTTTACCCTTCGAACAGGACGGCTCTCAGTACACGCTACATGCCAGAGGACTGGTACAAGTCCAACCAGAGTAACTACAGGGAGTCAGAGTCGTCGCGAAACAGTGCCGAAAGGCTTCGGAGGGACACGATTCGAATGATCCAGGATAAGGACCAGCTGACCCGCAAAACTCAAGACACCACCAGCAAAAACATTGGAGAAAGATTAAACGACATCAGCTTCTGGAGATCAGAGCTCAATCATGAGATAGACAACATGGTGACAGAGATATCAGCACTGACGGATGTGAAAAGAAGGCTGGAAAGAGCACTCGCTGAGACCGAAGGGCCACTGCAG GTTTCTCAAGAATGTTTGTTCCACAGGGAGAAACGGATGTCTATTGATCTGGTTCATGATCACGTAGAGAAAGATTTGATTAAG GAAGTGGAGGTGATTAAGTCATGTCAGGAGAGAATGAGACGGCATTTAGACCGAGCTATTGCTCAACTAGC GTCAAATCGTGCAGCACAACATGAGTTGGAGAGAGATTTGAGTGACAAGGTCACAGCACAAAGAATTGATGACAGGTGTCACCATCTCAGAAACACCTCTGATGGAATCGGCTACTATAGAGGGATTGATCGCATGGACCCATC TATCAGTCTTCCAGACTCCTGGTCGAAGTTCACTGACGACAACATCCTGCATTCTCAGAGCGAACGCGCCGCCTCTCACAAACTCCGTGATGAAATTGAGATTCTGCTCAACACCACTTCAAATGAAATGTGGAACCAGTTTAACTCTGTAAATGTGTCTTTCACCAACCGTATCTCTGAGATGGCAGACGCCAAGAACAATCTGCAAACCCACCTGGCCAAG ACTCTTCAGGAAATCTTCCAGACGGAGATGCTGATCGAAGCTTTAAAAAAGGCAATCCGAGACAAAGAGAACCCACTTAAAGTGGCCCAGACCCGTCTGGAAGAGAGGACTCGCAGACCCAATGTCGAACTCTGCAGAGACAATCCTCATCATAG GTTGGTTACAGAGGTGAGAGAGATCGAAGACACCATTCATAAActgagagagagactgatggaGGCCGAGAACACTCTCCAAACCCTAGTGAAGACCAAAGTTGCTCTGGAGCATGACCTGTCAATCAAAGCCAACTCTCTGTTCCTGGATCAGGAGAAATGCATGGGCATGAGGAAGAGCTTTCCCAGCACTCCTCGTCTGGTCGGATACACCTAG